A part of Neovison vison isolate M4711 chromosome 8, ASM_NN_V1, whole genome shotgun sequence genomic DNA contains:
- the BPIFA2 gene encoding BPI fold-containing family A member 2 gives MLQLWKLVLICGLLTGTSASLLENLGDDLSNTVNKLKPAVEKGLETVDNTLDSVVQKLTSDFKKLQESKAWHLAQEKVQEVKNLVNDALSKITPAKDETMGLNIINSRILKIKVELTPDGEGINVRVPIVANVTLALPVIGKVNLKASMDLLTAVKVAIDPQTGTPRLIIGRCSSDPDSISLTVLDSQNAMIEKAMDPVRSFLTKTVPHLVENNVCPLIRALLSTVDASLVQDVIDKLQKENHPQNNV, from the exons ATGCTTCAGCTTTGGAAACTTGTTCTCATATGCGGCCTGCTCACTGGGACCTCAGCATCCCTTCTTGAAAATCTTGGCGACGATCTGAGTAATACCGTGAACAAGCTGAAACCTGCTGTTGAGAAAGGGCTCGAGACCGTTGACAATACACTTGATT CTGTCGTTCAGAAACTGACCTCTGACTTCAAGAAGCTTCAGGAATCCAAGGCTTGGCACTTGGCCCAGGAGAAGGTGCAGGAAGTGAAGAACTTGGTGAACGATGCTCTTTCTAAGATCACACCAGCTAAGGATGAGACTATGGG GTTGAACATCATTAACTCCCGCATCCTGAAAATCAAAGTGGAACTGACTCCTGATGGCGAAGGCATTAACGTAAGGGTCCCCATCGTCGCTAATGTCACCCTGGCCCT GCCTGTCATTGGCAAGGTCAACCTGAAGGCCTCGATGGACCTCCTGACTGCTGTCAAAGTTGCAATCGATCCCCAGACCGGCACCCCCCGACTGATCATAGGGAGATGCAGCAGTGACCCCGACAGCATCTCGCTCACCGTGCTGGACAG CCAAAATGCTATGATTGAGAAGGCCATGGACCCCGTGAGAAGCTTCCTGACAAAGACCGTGCCCCACCTGGTAGAGAATAAT gtGTGCCCACTGATCCGTGCCTTACTTTCCACCGTGGATGCGTCTCTTGTTCAGGACGTCATTG ataaattacaaaaggaaaaccaCCCACAAAACAATGTCtga